In one window of Massilibacterium senegalense DNA:
- a CDS encoding TetR/AcrR family transcriptional regulator — protein MSKKEVPSLVKDQQLIRKRREQMVKAALGLFKEKGYHRTTTREIATASGFSIGTLYEYIRTKEDILYLVCDSIYDTVYDKLEMVIEPQQADFQTLKDTIISYCQIIDEIQEEILFMYQETKSLSKEALPYVLQKEEKILDYFKRLLIALNETEQLHIDDTSISLLSHHIVVNCQTWAFRRWVLKRKFTLEQFSENLANMIYGGLRHYNENRN, from the coding sequence GTGTCGAAGAAAGAAGTACCATCATTAGTAAAAGATCAGCAATTAATCCGTAAACGTCGGGAACAAATGGTAAAGGCTGCATTAGGTTTATTTAAAGAAAAAGGATACCACCGAACGACAACGCGGGAAATTGCGACTGCATCCGGGTTTAGTATTGGAACGTTGTATGAGTATATTCGTACAAAAGAAGATATTTTATATTTAGTTTGTGATTCGATTTACGACACGGTGTATGACAAATTAGAAATGGTTATCGAACCACAGCAAGCAGATTTTCAAACATTGAAAGACACGATTATTTCGTATTGTCAAATTATTGATGAAATTCAAGAAGAAATTTTATTCATGTACCAAGAAACAAAATCTTTATCAAAAGAAGCGCTACCGTACGTACTCCAAAAAGAAGAAAAAATCCTCGACTATTTTAAACGCTTATTGATTGCTTTAAATGAAACAGAACAATTACACATTGATGACACCAGTATTTCATTACTTTCCCACCATATTGTCGTAAATTGCCAAACGTGGGCATTTAGACGTTGGGTATTAAAGAGGAAGTTTACACTGGAACAATTTAGTGAAAATCTAGCAAATATGATTTATGGCGGCCTTAGACATTACAACGAAAATCGTAACTAG
- a CDS encoding response regulator, producing MTAKILIVDDQFGIRMLLNEVFQQEGFTTFQAANGVEAIDCVQKERPDVILLDMKIPGMDGLEILRRVKNVDSSVEVIMMTAYGELSMIETSKQLGARTHFFKPFDINEVRETVKDILHMREN from the coding sequence ATGACAGCAAAAATTTTAATTGTGGACGATCAGTTTGGCATTCGGATGTTATTAAACGAAGTATTTCAACAAGAGGGATTTACAACGTTTCAAGCGGCAAATGGAGTAGAAGCGATTGACTGTGTGCAAAAAGAGCGACCAGATGTCATTTTATTGGATATGAAAATTCCTGGAATGGACGGTTTAGAAATTTTAAGGCGAGTAAAAAATGTCGATTCTTCCGTAGAAGTGATTATGATGACGGCATATGGGGAATTAAGTATGATTGAGACGTCAAAACAATTGGGAGCACGTACACATTTCTTTAAACCATTTGATATTAACGAAGTGCGTGAAACCGTGAAAGACATCTTACATATGCGTGAAAATTAA
- the rpoE gene encoding DNA-directed RNA polymerase subunit delta, protein MKLADLTVEQFQEMAMIDLASEILEEHGEPINFFELVKKIGEYKQLPEEEVKRRLAQFYTELNIDGRFLSKGDGRWGLKEWFPVEQMEEEITATIRKKRRAAIREEEEEFNYEEEEELELEDLEEEDFEEIEEDELLDLDDDFDDVEDVEEEEEEFDYNEEEDEEEA, encoded by the coding sequence ATGAAGTTAGCCGATTTAACAGTGGAACAATTTCAAGAAATGGCTATGATTGATCTTGCAAGTGAAATTTTAGAAGAACATGGCGAGCCTATTAACTTTTTTGAATTAGTAAAGAAAATTGGAGAATATAAACAATTACCAGAAGAAGAAGTGAAACGTCGTCTTGCACAATTTTATACAGAATTAAATATCGACGGTCGTTTTTTAAGTAAAGGTGACGGTCGCTGGGGCTTAAAAGAATGGTTTCCAGTAGAACAAATGGAAGAAGAAATTACGGCGACCATCCGTAAAAAACGTCGTGCTGCGATTCGTGAAGAAGAAGAAGAATTCAACTATGAGGAAGAAGAAGAGCTTGAGTTAGAAGATTTAGAAGAAGAAGATTTTGAAGAAATTGAGGAAGATGAATTACTCGATTTAGACGATGATTTTGATGATGTAGAGGATGTGGAGGAAGAGGAAGAAGAATTTGATTACAACGAGGAAGAAGACGAAGAAGAGGCTTGA
- the glpX gene encoding class II fructose-bisphosphatase yields MERSLTMELVRVTEAAALSSARWMGRGKKEEADDAATTAMRTVFDTIPMQGVVVIGEGEMDEAPMLYIGEKLGTGVGPAVDVAVDPLEGTNIVAAGTWNALAVIAIADRGNLLHAPDMYMEKIAVGPEAKGLVSLDKSVTENLKVVAEAKNKSLDEVVVTLLERERHQKIIDEVRAAGARIKLIQDGDVAAAISTAFGHTGVDIMLGTGGAPEGVISAVALKCLGGDFQGRLAPQNDEEITRCHDMGIKDLSQILYMDDLVKGDDAIFAATGVTDGELLRGVQFKGKNVGTTHSLVMRAKSGTVRFIEGQHSLLRKPKLVMED; encoded by the coding sequence ATGGAAAGAAGTTTAACAATGGAGCTTGTACGTGTAACAGAAGCGGCAGCACTTTCATCTGCTCGTTGGATGGGACGCGGCAAAAAAGAAGAAGCAGATGATGCAGCAACAACTGCAATGCGTACTGTATTCGATACGATTCCTATGCAAGGTGTAGTTGTAATTGGAGAAGGGGAAATGGACGAAGCACCAATGCTTTACATCGGAGAAAAATTAGGAACAGGTGTTGGTCCTGCAGTAGACGTAGCGGTAGACCCATTAGAAGGAACAAACATCGTTGCAGCAGGTACTTGGAATGCGTTAGCCGTTATTGCGATTGCGGATCGTGGGAACTTATTACATGCACCGGATATGTACATGGAAAAAATCGCGGTTGGTCCAGAAGCAAAAGGACTTGTAAGTTTAGATAAATCCGTAACAGAAAACTTAAAAGTAGTAGCAGAAGCAAAAAATAAAAGTTTAGATGAAGTAGTCGTTACACTTTTAGAACGGGAACGCCATCAAAAAATTATCGACGAAGTACGCGCTGCTGGTGCACGTATTAAATTAATTCAAGACGGTGACGTTGCCGCTGCAATCAGTACGGCATTCGGTCATACTGGCGTTGATATTATGCTCGGAACAGGTGGAGCACCAGAAGGCGTTATTTCTGCTGTTGCATTAAAATGTTTAGGTGGGGACTTCCAAGGCCGTCTTGCTCCACAAAACGATGAAGAAATCACTCGTTGTCACGATATGGGTATTAAAGACTTAAGTCAAATTTTATATATGGACGATTTAGTAAAAGGCGACGACGCTATTTTTGCTGCAACAGGTGTAACAGACGGAGAATTGTTACGCGGGGTACAATTTAAAGGTAAAAATGTTGGTACGACACATTCGCTTGTTATGCGTGCAAAATCAGGTACGGTTCGTTTTATCGAAGGTCAACATAGCCTACTTCGTAAACCAAAATTAGTTATGGAAGACTAA
- a CDS encoding CTP synthase: MTKYIFVTGGVVSSLGKGITAASLGRLLKNRGLKVTIQKFDPYINVDPGTMSPYQHGEVFVTDDGAETDLDLGHYERFIDINLNKYSNVTTGKIYSTVLRKERRGDYLGGTVQVIPHVTNEIKDRVFRAGKETKADVVITEIGGTVGDIESLPFLEAIRQIKSDIGSENVMYVHCTLVPYIKAAGEMKTKPTQHSVKELRSLGIQPNVIVVRTEMPISQDMKDKIALFCDIDKKAVVEARDAETLYQVPLELQEQDLDDIVCNHLKLDCPEANMTEWKALVDKVLNLSTTTKIALVGKYVELPDAYLSVVESLKHAGYVYDTDIDINWIDSEDVTAENAAQLLADADGILVPGGFGDRGIEGKIEAIRYARENNVPFLGICLGMQLASVEFARNVVGLEGAHSSEIAPETAYPVIDLLPEQKDVEDLGGTLRLGLYPCKLQKETKAHVAYEGEEVVYERHRHRYEFNNEFREQMEAKGFVFSGTSPDGRLVEVIELKDHPWFVASQFHPEFKSRPTRPHPLFREFIHHSFNNRQD, encoded by the coding sequence ATGACCAAGTATATTTTTGTTACTGGTGGGGTTGTATCATCATTAGGGAAAGGTATTACAGCAGCGTCTTTAGGTCGTTTATTAAAAAATCGTGGATTAAAAGTGACCATTCAAAAATTTGATCCATACATTAACGTGGACCCTGGAACAATGAGTCCATATCAGCACGGGGAAGTATTCGTAACAGATGACGGAGCAGAAACCGATTTAGACTTAGGACATTATGAACGTTTTATTGATATTAATTTAAATAAATATAGCAACGTAACGACAGGGAAAATTTATTCTACGGTTTTACGGAAAGAACGTCGCGGTGATTACCTTGGCGGAACGGTACAAGTGATTCCACATGTGACAAATGAAATTAAAGATCGCGTGTTCCGTGCAGGAAAAGAAACAAAAGCGGATGTTGTGATTACGGAAATTGGCGGTACGGTTGGAGATATTGAATCACTTCCATTCTTAGAAGCAATCCGTCAAATTAAAAGCGATATTGGTTCAGAAAACGTGATGTACGTGCATTGTACACTCGTTCCGTATATTAAAGCAGCGGGAGAAATGAAAACAAAACCGACACAACATAGCGTAAAAGAATTACGTAGTTTAGGTATTCAACCAAACGTGATTGTCGTTCGTACAGAAATGCCAATCTCTCAAGATATGAAAGATAAAATTGCGCTATTCTGTGATATTGATAAAAAAGCAGTAGTAGAAGCACGCGATGCTGAAACACTCTACCAAGTACCATTAGAATTACAAGAACAAGATTTAGATGATATCGTATGTAATCATTTAAAATTAGATTGCCCAGAAGCAAATATGACAGAATGGAAAGCGCTTGTGGATAAAGTATTAAACTTATCTACTACAACAAAAATTGCCCTTGTCGGTAAATATGTTGAACTTCCAGATGCGTATCTTTCAGTTGTAGAATCATTAAAACATGCAGGTTACGTATACGATACAGATATTGATATTAACTGGATTGATTCAGAAGATGTAACAGCAGAAAACGCAGCTCAATTGTTAGCGGATGCAGATGGTATTTTAGTTCCAGGCGGTTTTGGCGATCGCGGAATTGAAGGGAAAATCGAAGCTATTCGTTACGCTCGTGAAAACAATGTTCCGTTTTTAGGTATTTGTTTAGGCATGCAATTAGCTTCTGTTGAATTTGCTCGCAATGTAGTAGGATTAGAAGGAGCGCATTCATCAGAAATCGCACCAGAAACAGCTTATCCGGTAATCGATTTATTACCAGAACAAAAAGATGTAGAAGATTTAGGTGGAACGCTTCGTCTAGGTCTTTACCCTTGTAAATTACAAAAAGAAACAAAAGCACATGTAGCATACGAAGGCGAAGAAGTGGTATATGAACGTCATCGTCATCGTTATGAATTTAATAATGAATTCCGTGAACAAATGGAAGCAAAAGGATTCGTATTTAGTGGGACAAGTCCAGATGGTCGTTTAGTAGAAGTAATTGAATTAAAAGATCACCCATGGTTCGTTGCATCCCAATTCCATCCAGAATTTAAATCTCGTCCAACTCGTCCACATCCATTGTTCCGTGAATTTATTCACCATTCCTTCAATAATCGTCAAGATTAA
- the fsa gene encoding fructose-6-phosphate aldolase, with protein MKFFIDTANIEEIKEANSLGILAGVTTNPSLIAKENVDFHTRMKEIAEVVDGSISAEVISLDAEGMIREGMELANISSNITIKVPMTLEALKAVKYFSNHGVKTNVTLIFSLNQALLAARAGATYVSPFIGRLDDIGQNGVELISDISDLFHIHGLDTQIIAASIRHPQHVREAALRGAHIATIPYKVIMQLVQHPLTDKGIAQFLADWEKSQQK; from the coding sequence ATGAAATTTTTTATTGATACGGCGAATATTGAAGAAATTAAAGAAGCGAATTCGCTTGGGATTTTAGCGGGAGTAACAACGAACCCATCGCTGATTGCAAAAGAAAATGTTGATTTCCATACACGTATGAAAGAGATTGCAGAGGTAGTCGATGGTTCGATTAGTGCGGAAGTGATTTCGCTTGATGCAGAAGGAATGATTCGGGAAGGAATGGAACTTGCAAACATTTCTTCAAATATTACCATCAAAGTACCGATGACATTAGAAGCATTAAAAGCGGTTAAATATTTTTCGAATCACGGTGTAAAAACGAACGTTACCTTAATTTTTTCTTTAAACCAAGCATTGTTAGCAGCTCGTGCAGGAGCGACGTATGTTTCTCCGTTTATCGGACGGTTAGATGATATTGGTCAAAATGGGGTGGAGTTAATTTCGGACATTTCGGATTTATTTCACATCCATGGTTTAGATACGCAAATTATTGCAGCTAGTATTCGTCATCCGCAACATGTACGAGAAGCAGCTCTTCGCGGTGCACATATTGCGACCATTCCGTATAAAGTTATTATGCAACTTGTTCAACATCCGTTAACAGATAAAGGAATTGCACAATTTTTAGCAGATTGGGAAAAAAGTCAACAAAAATAA
- a CDS encoding DUF2529 family protein encodes MPTILKIFTTQVLGKCQEIASKEEERIEEASRVLAQTILSDGQLYFAGTSELAGLPFAATMGDERLPKSQFLFEDGTLPTLTPLDCVVLFSKEGQDGETFAIIEEIKKTSATIIGISRNEASPLSEQVDFHISYHLEDGILPTDEGGRTGYPHAFLAHYVYYALSLNTIEILEEYK; translated from the coding sequence GTGCCAACAATACTAAAAATATTTACTACTCAAGTATTAGGGAAATGTCAAGAGATTGCCAGCAAAGAAGAAGAACGAATTGAAGAAGCAAGTCGGGTACTTGCCCAAACCATTCTTTCCGATGGACAACTTTACTTCGCAGGAACATCGGAGCTCGCTGGACTTCCCTTTGCAGCAACAATGGGAGACGAACGCCTACCAAAAAGTCAATTTTTATTTGAAGATGGAACCCTGCCAACGTTAACACCGCTCGATTGCGTCGTTCTTTTTTCAAAAGAAGGACAAGACGGAGAAACGTTCGCCATTATCGAAGAGATTAAAAAAACAAGCGCAACCATCATCGGCATCTCCCGAAACGAAGCATCCCCCCTATCCGAACAAGTCGATTTTCACATTAGCTACCACCTAGAAGACGGAATCCTCCCAACAGACGAAGGTGGACGAACCGGATACCCACACGCCTTTTTAGCTCATTATGTGTATTATGCGCTATCTTTAAACACAATAGAAATACTAGAAGAGTATAAATAA
- a CDS encoding UDP-N-acetylglucosamine 1-carboxyvinyltransferase, with the protein MEKLNIEGGHFLKGKVCISGAKNSAVALIPAAILADSPVTIENLPNISDVHLLCDLIEEIGGTVSKQNGELTIDPSNIISMPLPNGKVKMLRASYYLMGAMLGRFKKAVIGLPGGCYLGPRPIDQHIKGFEALGATVTNEQGAVYLRADELRGARIYLDVVSVGATINIMLAAVLAKGQTIIENAAKEPEIIDVATLLTSMGARIKGAGTDIIRIDGVDALHGCRHTIIPDRIEAGTYMVIGAAMGEDLLIDNVIPQHVESLSAKLREMGVPIEVNDDQIYIRRAKQYKNVDIKTLVYPGFPTDLQQPMTALLTQADGTSVVTDTIYNARFKHLDELRRMGSGIKLEGSSAIISGPVTLQGAKVKATDLRAGAALVTAGLMAEGITEITGVEHIDRGYEDLVEKLQGLGAKIWREPLNVEELEQIHHS; encoded by the coding sequence ATGGAGAAGCTTAATATCGAAGGAGGCCACTTCCTAAAAGGAAAAGTATGTATTAGCGGGGCGAAAAATAGTGCGGTGGCATTAATTCCAGCAGCTATATTGGCCGATTCACCTGTTACCATTGAAAATTTACCAAATATTTCAGATGTCCATTTGTTATGTGATTTAATCGAAGAAATTGGTGGTACGGTTTCGAAGCAAAATGGCGAATTAACGATTGATCCGTCCAACATTATTTCGATGCCACTTCCAAATGGAAAAGTAAAAATGCTTCGTGCCTCTTATTATTTAATGGGTGCGATGCTTGGGCGTTTTAAAAAAGCGGTGATCGGACTTCCTGGTGGGTGTTATTTAGGGCCTCGACCAATCGATCAACATATTAAAGGTTTTGAAGCGCTTGGTGCTACTGTCACAAATGAGCAGGGTGCTGTTTACTTACGAGCAGATGAATTACGCGGCGCACGCATTTATCTTGATGTTGTTAGTGTTGGTGCAACGATTAACATTATGCTTGCCGCTGTATTAGCAAAAGGACAAACGATTATTGAAAATGCGGCGAAAGAACCGGAAATTATCGATGTAGCAACACTTTTAACCAGTATGGGTGCAAGAATCAAAGGTGCAGGTACAGATATTATTCGAATTGACGGAGTGGATGCTCTTCACGGCTGTCGTCATACAATTATTCCAGACAGGATTGAAGCAGGTACGTATATGGTGATCGGAGCAGCGATGGGCGAAGATTTACTTATTGATAATGTCATTCCGCAGCACGTGGAGTCGTTAAGTGCAAAGCTTCGCGAAATGGGTGTACCGATTGAGGTAAACGATGATCAAATTTATATTCGTCGTGCTAAACAATATAAAAATGTCGATATTAAAACACTTGTCTATCCTGGATTTCCAACGGATTTACAACAACCGATGACAGCTCTATTAACGCAAGCAGATGGAACGAGTGTCGTAACGGATACCATTTACAATGCACGCTTTAAACATTTGGATGAACTACGCCGAATGGGATCAGGTATTAAATTAGAAGGTAGTTCGGCGATTATTTCTGGGCCGGTTACGCTGCAAGGTGCGAAAGTAAAAGCGACTGATTTACGTGCCGGAGCAGCGCTTGTGACAGCTGGGTTGATGGCAGAAGGAATTACGGAAATCACGGGTGTGGAACATATTGACCGCGGTTACGAAGATTTAGTGGAAAAATTACAAGGATTGGGTGCCAAAATTTGGCGAGAACCTTTAAATGTAGAAGAATTAGAACAAATTCATCATTCTTAA
- the fba gene encoding class II fructose-1,6-bisphosphate aldolase has product MPLVSMKEMLDKAKEEKYAVGQFNINNLEFTQAILQAAEEEKSPVILGVSEGAARYMGGFRLVVAMVEELMVAYEVTVPVAIHLDHGSSFEKCVQAIDAGFTSVMIDGSHFPLEENIALTKRVVDVAHALGVSVEAELGRIGGEEDDVIVAEEAYAIPAECEQLIRETNVDSFAPALGSVHGPYKGEPKLGFKEMQEVMELTNVPLVLHGGSGIPLKDIQKAISLGTAKINVNTENQIAATKAVRAFMEEKPEVYDPRKYLTAARDAIKATVIGKMRDFGSSNKA; this is encoded by the coding sequence ATGCCTTTAGTTTCCATGAAAGAGATGCTTGACAAAGCTAAAGAAGAAAAATATGCAGTAGGTCAATTTAATATTAACAACCTTGAGTTTACACAAGCAATTTTACAAGCTGCAGAAGAAGAAAAATCACCAGTTATTTTAGGTGTGTCAGAAGGTGCTGCTCGTTACATGGGTGGATTCCGTCTTGTTGTTGCAATGGTAGAAGAATTAATGGTTGCATACGAAGTGACAGTACCAGTGGCAATTCATTTAGACCACGGTTCCAGTTTTGAAAAATGTGTGCAAGCAATCGATGCAGGTTTCACATCTGTTATGATTGATGGTTCTCACTTTCCATTAGAAGAAAATATTGCGTTAACAAAACGCGTCGTAGACGTTGCGCACGCATTAGGTGTGTCTGTAGAAGCGGAATTAGGACGCATTGGTGGCGAGGAAGACGACGTAATCGTTGCGGAAGAAGCATATGCGATTCCAGCAGAATGTGAACAATTAATTCGTGAAACAAACGTTGACTCCTTTGCTCCAGCATTAGGTTCTGTACACGGACCATACAAAGGGGAACCAAAACTTGGTTTCAAAGAAATGCAAGAAGTGATGGAATTAACGAATGTTCCACTCGTATTACACGGTGGTTCAGGTATTCCATTAAAAGATATTCAAAAAGCAATTTCATTAGGAACTGCTAAAATTAACGTCAATACAGAAAACCAAATTGCAGCAACAAAAGCTGTACGCGCATTTATGGAAGAAAAACCAGAAGTGTACGATCCACGTAAATATTTAACAGCCGCTCGTGATGCAATTAAAGCGACGGTAATTGGCAAAATGCGTGACTTTGGTTCTTCTAACAAAGCCTAA
- the icmF gene encoding fused isobutyryl-CoA mutase/GTPase IcmF, producing the protein MAELYQPNHYVRFVTASSLFDGHDASINIMRRILQAQGAEVIHLGHNRSVEEIVNAAIQEDVQGIALSSYQGGHVEYFKYMYDLLQEQNAGHIRIYGGGGGVIVPHEIKELQEYGIARIFSPEDGRKMGLEGMINQMIRECDFPTVTQLTDEFERVKERDSQAIGRLITMVENQHDYGQEEVAATVDKLKSLEKEVPVVGITGTGGAGKSSLTDELVRRYLTEFSDKTIAIISIDPTKQKTGGALLGDRIRMNAIHNPRVYMRSLATRKSRTELSLAIRDAIKVVKAAGFDLIIVETSGIGQGDSEIAAISDVAMYVMTSEFGAPTQLEKIDMIDFADLIVINKYERKGSEDALRAVKKQYQRSHSYFDQDPSEMPVYGTIASQFNDTGTNQLFGVLVRTINEKCKLQWETSFDEDGVVEKQNIIIPNDRMMYLQEIVNTVRNYHVKTEKQAEIARKVFQLAGVLQALETEEGAPTDMLSSLKETYKQQLTDETKTILASWDETKQRYAQQEFVTKIRDKEIRTPLTTTSLSGLSIPKIALPKYHDYGDIVTWVRKENVPGSFPYTAGVFPFRREGEDPKRQFAGEGTPERTNRRFHYLCENDPAKRLSTAFDSVTLYGEDPDWRPDIYGKIGESGVSVCTLDNMKELYKGFDLCDPMTSVSMTINGPAPIILAFFMNTAIEQQLEKFEQGHGRKPSAEEAEAIKADTLSTVRGTVQADILKEDQGQNTCIFTTKFALRLMGDIQQYFIDYNVRNYYSVSISGYHIAEAGANPISQLAFTLANGFTYVEYYLSRGMHIDDFAPNLSFFFSNGLDPEYSVIGRVARRIWATVMRDKYGANERSQRLKYHVQTSGRSLHAQEMNFNDIRTTLQALMALNDNCNSLHTNSYDEAVTTPTEESVRRAMAIQLIITKELGLFKNENNLQGSFIMEELTDLVEEAVLREFERMNERGGVLGAMETQYQRSKIQEESMYYEHKKHNGELPIIGVNTYLNPNEPAPEEFNIELARATKEEKEQQIAHVESFKATYAEACETALRRLKQVAISGGNIFEELMETVKVASLGQITQALYEVGGQYRRNM; encoded by the coding sequence ATGGCTGAACTTTATCAACCAAATCATTATGTAAGATTTGTTACTGCTTCTAGTTTATTTGATGGACACGATGCTTCTATTAACATTATGCGTCGTATTTTACAAGCACAAGGAGCGGAAGTGATTCACTTAGGGCATAATCGTTCTGTAGAGGAAATCGTGAATGCCGCTATTCAAGAAGATGTTCAAGGAATCGCATTATCTTCATACCAAGGCGGACATGTCGAGTACTTTAAGTATATGTATGATTTATTACAAGAACAAAATGCTGGGCATATCCGTATTTATGGTGGCGGTGGAGGCGTGATCGTACCGCACGAAATAAAGGAATTACAGGAATACGGAATTGCTCGCATTTTTTCACCAGAAGATGGCCGAAAAATGGGCCTTGAAGGTATGATTAATCAAATGATCCGCGAATGCGATTTTCCAACTGTTACTCAATTGACCGATGAATTTGAACGCGTAAAAGAACGAGATAGTCAAGCTATTGGACGTCTGATCACGATGGTGGAAAACCAACATGACTACGGGCAGGAAGAAGTGGCAGCAACCGTAGATAAGTTGAAGTCACTAGAAAAAGAGGTACCTGTCGTTGGGATTACGGGTACCGGGGGAGCTGGAAAAAGTTCTTTAACCGACGAACTAGTCCGTCGGTATTTAACTGAATTTTCAGATAAAACAATTGCGATTATTTCGATTGATCCAACGAAACAAAAAACAGGCGGTGCGCTGTTAGGAGACCGTATTCGAATGAATGCGATCCATAATCCACGCGTGTATATGCGTTCGCTCGCAACCCGTAAATCGCGTACGGAGTTGTCGTTAGCAATCCGTGATGCAATTAAAGTAGTAAAAGCTGCTGGCTTTGATTTAATTATTGTCGAAACGAGTGGAATTGGGCAAGGGGATTCGGAAATTGCTGCCATTTCTGACGTGGCGATGTACGTCATGACAAGTGAATTTGGAGCACCAACACAATTAGAAAAAATTGATATGATTGATTTTGCGGATTTAATCGTTATTAATAAGTATGAGCGAAAAGGGTCAGAAGATGCGCTTCGTGCTGTAAAAAAACAATACCAACGAAGTCACTCCTATTTTGACCAGGATCCAAGTGAAATGCCTGTATACGGGACGATTGCTAGTCAATTTAACGATACGGGTACAAACCAATTGTTTGGAGTGCTCGTTCGAACCATCAACGAAAAATGCAAATTACAATGGGAAACATCTTTTGATGAAGATGGTGTAGTGGAAAAACAAAACATCATTATCCCAAATGACCGGATGATGTATTTACAAGAAATTGTGAATACAGTCCGTAACTATCATGTAAAAACCGAAAAGCAAGCAGAAATTGCGCGGAAGGTGTTCCAACTTGCAGGCGTGCTTCAGGCGTTAGAAACAGAAGAAGGAGCGCCGACAGATATGTTATCGTCGTTAAAAGAAACGTACAAACAACAATTAACCGATGAAACAAAAACGATTCTTGCATCTTGGGATGAAACGAAACAACGTTATGCCCAACAAGAATTTGTGACTAAAATTCGCGATAAAGAAATCCGCACACCGTTAACAACGACAAGTCTTTCTGGATTAAGTATTCCGAAAATCGCGTTGCCAAAATATCATGACTACGGTGATATCGTAACGTGGGTACGAAAAGAAAACGTACCAGGTTCATTCCCGTATACAGCTGGTGTATTCCCGTTTCGCCGAGAAGGAGAAGATCCAAAACGTCAATTTGCTGGGGAAGGAACACCAGAACGGACGAATCGTCGTTTCCACTACTTATGTGAAAATGACCCAGCAAAACGGTTATCGACTGCTTTTGACTCGGTTACATTATACGGAGAAGATCCAGATTGGCGTCCAGATATTTACGGGAAAATTGGGGAAAGTGGCGTTAGTGTTTGTACGCTCGATAACATGAAAGAATTGTATAAAGGCTTTGATTTATGCGATCCGATGACGTCTGTATCAATGACGATTAACGGTCCAGCCCCCATTATTTTAGCCTTTTTTATGAATACGGCAATTGAGCAACAGCTGGAAAAATTTGAACAAGGACATGGAAGAAAACCATCTGCAGAAGAAGCAGAAGCAATAAAAGCTGACACATTATCTACCGTTCGCGGTACGGTACAAGCGGACATTTTAAAAGAAGACCAAGGACAAAATACGTGTATTTTTACGACCAAATTTGCGTTACGTTTAATGGGAGACATTCAGCAATATTTTATCGACTATAACGTTCGCAACTATTATTCTGTGTCGATTTCTGGGTATCATATTGCAGAAGCTGGGGCAAACCCGATTTCACAACTTGCGTTTACGCTTGCTAATGGCTTTACGTATGTGGAATATTATTTAAGCCGTGGTATGCATATTGATGATTTTGCACCGAACTTATCCTTCTTCTTCTCAAACGGACTAGACCCTGAGTATTCAGTAATCGGTCGCGTCGCAAGAAGAATTTGGGCAACCGTCATGCGTGATAAATATGGTGCAAATGAACGAAGCCAACGGTTAAAATATCACGTGCAGACGTCTGGACGCTCTCTGCACGCGCAAGAAATGAACTTTAATGATATTCGCACAACACTACAAGCATTAATGGCGTTAAACGACAACTGTAACTCGCTTCATACGAACTCTTACGATGAAGCAGTGACGACGCCAACAGAAGAATCTGTTCGTCGTGCGATGGCGATTCAATTAATTATTACAAAAGAATTAGGGCTATTTAAAAACGAAAATAACTTACAAGGCTCTTTTATTATGGAAGAATTAACGGATTTAGTGGAAGAAGCAGTGCTTCGCGAATTTGAGCGAATGAACGAGCGTGGCGGAGTATTAGGCGCGATGGAAACACAATACCAACGAAGTAAAATTCAAGAAGAATCGATGTATTATGAGCATAAAAAACATAACGGGGAACTGCCAATTATCGGGGTAAATACGTATTTAAATCCAAACGAGCCGGCGCCAGAAGAGTTTAATATAGAGTTAGCTCGTGCAACAAAAGAAGAAAAAGAACAACAAATTGCACATGTAGAATCATTTAAAGCAACATACGCAGAAGCTTGTGAAACGGCGCTACGCCGCTTAAAACAAGTAGCCATCTCAGGCGGGAATATTTTTGAGGAATTAATGGAAACAGTAAAAGTCGCTAGTTTAGGGCAAATTACACAAGCGCTTTATGAAGTTGGCGGGCAATATCGCCGTAATATGTAA